In Bacteroidales bacterium, the genomic window GTCTATAAGAATATTGCTTTGCAAATTCATTACGATTGAGTATATTTCCGGTAAGGGTTGTATAGGCGCTATGAGCCTGTTGGGTAGCAGGTGAGTGTTGTAAAGTGAAAGCTTAATCCAGCTTATTTCAATCCTAAGGCTTCAATAATCGCTTCTACCTTCTTTTCCAGTTTGGCGTCTTCAGCTTTAAAATCTTCAAACCTGGCCAGTCGGGCCTTTATACTGAAATAAAACTTAATCTTGGGTTCGGTTCCACTGGGGCGGACAGAAATCTTACTGCCGTCTTCCAGGAAGAACTGTAAAACATCGCTCTTTGGCAGACTGATGGGTGTTTCGGCACCGGTATCGAGCTGCTGCGATTTCTGTAATAAATAATCCTTGATCATAGCGACCTTCATGCCGGCAATCTCTTTGGGAGGATTGGAGCGGTAATTGTCCATCATGGCTTTGATCTCAGCCTGTCCGCTCATGCCTTTACGCACCACATTTACCAGCTTTTCCTTGAAAAGTCCGTATTCGAGGTACATATCAATGAGCATGCGGTAAAGGGTAATTCCTTTGTCAGCAGCCCAGGCAGCACATTCGGCAAAAATGCAGGAGGATACCACAGCATCCTTATCCCTGACAAAATCACCAACCATATAGCCGTAGCTCTCTTCACCACCACCGATAAAGGTCTTCTTGCCTTCCAGGTTGCGGATCACTTCAGCAATCCACTTGAAACCGGTGAGTACATCAAAATATTCAACACCTGCTTTCTTTGCAATATCACTGATAAGCTCCGATGTTACAATGGTCTTCACGATAAATTCATTGCCTGTTAGCTTGCCTTTGGCTTCCCATTGTTTGATGAGGTAGTAGGTGAGCAGGGCGGCAGTTTGGTTCCCGTTGAGAAGTATATAATTTCCATCGAGGTCTTTTACACCTACTCCAATGCGGTCTGCATCAGGGTCGGTGGCAAGGATCAGGTCGGCCTGGATTTCTTTGGCCATCGCAAGAGCCATTTCCATAGCAGCCGTTTCTTCCGGGTTCGGTGATTTCACGGTTGGGAAGTCCCCGTTTGGAGTGGCTTGAGCTTCAACAATATGCACATTATCGAAACCAAATTGCTTCAATCCTTTAGGAACCAGGGTTATACCTGTACCGTGAATTGGTGTGAAAACGATTTTCAGGTCGCGGTGACGGGCTATTACTTCAGGAGCCAGGGTATATTTTGCCATGGTTTCCAGGTAAGCCGTATCTATAAGTTCACCTATAATATTGATTTTCAGATTATCGCCATTAAAGTTCACCTGTTCAAAAGAGGAGATTTTCTGAGCTTCAGTAATAACATTTTTATCGTGAGGGGGCACCAGTTGTGCTCCATCGTTCCAATAAACTTTATAACCGTTGTATTCCTTTGGATTATGGGAGGCGGTTATTACGATCCCGCTATGGCAATGCAGGTACCTGACAGCAAAGGATAATTCAGGGGTAGGGCGCAGTTCCTCGAAAAGGAAAACGAGGATGCCATTCGCTGAGAGCACTTCCGAAGCAATGCGTGCAAAATAGCTGCTATTGTTGCGGCAGTCGTGGGCAATGGCCACACGGATTTCTTCTCCGCTGGTATAGACTTGTTTCAGGTAATTGGCCAGTCCCTGGGTAGCCATTCCGACGGTGTATTTGTTCATACGGTTGGTTCCCACACCCATGATACCCCTGAGTCCGCCGGTACCGAATTCCAGGTCGCAATAGAAACTCTCTGCCAGTTCATTAGGGTCATTATCAATCATGTGACGGATTGCATTTTTGCTTTCCTCGTCTATATTTCCATGCAGCCATTTCTCGGCGCGTTCAAGAATTTTCGGGTCAATGCTCATAATTGGATATTGTTACTGTACGTTACAAATATAGGAAGATTGAAATCAATTGTGAAAGGGGAGAGGAGTTTTTTGAGAAAGGAGTTGGGGAGATGGGGAGATGGGGGGGGGGAGAGGGGGATGGGGAGTGGGAGATGGGAGAATGGGAGATTAGGAGATGCCCCGAAAGGGGGGCCTTGGGCTCCCATGTGCCTGAGTGCATTGAGGGTTCAACTAATGGAACACGAATAACACGAATACTAACACGAATCTTCACGAATAATGTTCAAGTTCATTTGTGAAATAATCGTCAATTAATTGAATTCGTGTTAATTCGTGCAGTTATTCGTGTAATTCGTGGTCTATTATTTTCTGCAAAGCAATAATACCTAAGTTCAAAATTTCTGAATTATCGAGCCAAATATTTCCCTCCGGGAAATAGTCGATATTTATGTGGTTCCCCCCCCAATCCCCAATAAATAGGGGGAGTTGTCTTCCTATGAGTAACAATCATTTCTAACTTGATATATCATCAAACTTGCAATTTATCAAATCTTTGCAACGTTTCTCAGCACCCGGCACCCAGCACTCAGCACTTATTAATCTTTGGAGAGAAGCGAAATCCCCCGCGAATCCATCGCCCGGGTTGAGGGACATTCCCGAAGTCGATGGTATTTACATCCAATAGGTTTGAGCCTTCAACATAGAGAACCCATCCCTTGTATGTCCAGGAAATCCTTGAATCGAGAAGAAAGAAAGGTTGGTAAGCGGATTCTGTTGTTTCTGCAACTCCATTTACATATTTGATATATCCCCCGGCTCGATCCTGGTAGGAGAGGCTCCAATGGGCTGAAACGTTTTTTATAATCCGGTGGCTCAACTGGAAATCTGCTTTATGCTTTAGAATATCCAGAACATATTTTGAGAGAAAATTGTCACTCGATTTATTGGCAGTAATCATGGAATAACCTGCAGATACAGAGGAAATAAAGCAATCTCTCTTAAAGTGACGGTTGAAATCGGAATGGAAGGAGATTTCTGCTCCTGTCAGGTCGACATCTGTGAGATTTTCAGCATGCCATTTCTCTTCAGCAGTTGGTTTTACCCAATCGATCATATTGCTGCCATAGCGCTTAAAGACAGCCAGGTGCCCCGACATCCCATTCTTCAGGAATTTGACCCCACTTTCGATGCTGATAGCTTCTTCCGGTTTCAAATCCGGGTTGCCAATACTTACAGCATCATTATAATAAAGATCGGTAAAGGTAGGCAGCCGGAGTGTGCGGTTTGCCGAAGCATAAATCCTGAACAGCTCATTAAGTTGGTAACCGGCATCCAATCCGGGATAGATTGAAAAACGGCCTTTGATTTCAGCCTGGTAATTGACTAAAAATCCGGCAGATACACTGAAATTCCCAACATATACTGATTGCTCACCAAAAAGTGCAGCATGTACTCTTTCCTTTCCCAAATAGTATTTGGCGGATGCTTCAGAAGGAATGGAAATGGGAACGGAGAGGGAATCTCCCAGTTTATTGGAAACGATCTTCTCATACCTGATATCATAGCCTGCCGTTGTTTTGCCATACTTGCCCTGGATGAAGGTATAGCTGGCATTGGAACCAAGCACGTCTGTTCTGTGGTAATTATGTGATGTATACCAGGAAGGTGGATCACTTCTGAATAGCTCAAATCGGTCAAAATGCCTCCTCCAGTAGACCACAGGTGAGAATCCCGGCTTTTGGGTATTGATCCTGAGTGAGGCAAACAGTGTACGAGTGGCCTCATATTGCAGTGGATACTTAGGAGTATAGAAACTATTGGCACCAAAATCCTTTGAGGAAAACCCTGATTGCATTTCGATTGTGGATTTCCCGGTTTTGATTTTATTGTGATAAAAGAAATTAAACTGCTCAAAATCAGTGTTGGAAATGAACCCATTTGAGGCTGATTTCCCTAAAGCGAACTGATGAGAACTCTGCAAGATTTTTAGGCCTAAAGTTCCATTGACCTTGTATAATCCATGTTCACCTGCCATTCCCGCAATGGCTGCCTGGGGGCAATTCTCAACAGAGGTGATAATATTGATTACGCCATTGAATGCATTGGGGCCAAAGATCCTGGCACCGGCTCCCTGAAGAATTTCAATCCTTTCAATGGCTGAAATATCCAGCGGTAGATCCAGGTTATGATGCCCTGTCTGAGGATCAGTGATATTTACTCCATTAAGCAATATCATTGTCTGATCAAACGAGCCTCCCCGAATACTGATATCAGCCTGTATCCCGAAAGTTCCCCGACTACGGATATCAGTATTCAGCGCATATTCCAGCACATTTTCGATACTCTGCACCGGAAGATTACTGATATCTTCCTTACTGATCACCTGCACAACCCGCATCAGGCGTGAATAGGTGACAGCAGTCTTTTCTGCAGTAATGACCAATGGTTCCAGTTCTTTTGCCGGGAGTAAGGTATCTGCCTGTTGTGCAAAGGAGAGTATGGGGAAGAGTGTAATGGAAATGAGAAAAAGCAGGATTATATTCCTGATGTTCAGTTGATTATATTTCATTAAATAGAAAAGTGGCTTGGTTAAAAGCCTGCAAAGATAATTGCTTTCCTGATTGGTGATTCGTTATAATGCCAGCATTGCCCTGCTTGCAAAAACCAAAATAACAATAATATACATTGCTATCATCGCTACTGTATAGATCCCAATAAAAACGAAAAGACTTTTCAGCCTTTTCAAGGCAGTTGTCATTGTAGTAGTGTTATTATTACGGATAGCCTTTGTGATATTGTTTGAAAAGCTATTGAGGAAGTATAGAGGTATAAAGGTGATTACACCGAAAATGACATAGATAACAGCAACGAAACCTGAGGTTGATGCAGTCACAATTCCTCCCATTCCATCCATTTTATCTCCCATCACATTATAAATCAATCCCAGTGATAAGCCCGCCAGCACTACGAATCCAATACTTATAAAGCCGAGTATTGCAAGGAATTTACCCCATTTTGCTGCGATCGCCAGGTAAGCCACTGATGCAGGGGTTAGTTGAGGATGTCCTTCCTGGGTAAGGTTGTTTTCGGTAAAGCTAGTCTCTGTCATGGCCTGATCAATTGAAATAGTTGAACACTAGAGTAAAAGTAGGAAAACAATGCATATTTCATGCATTCCAGCAAAAAAAACAACATTTCAACCCTTTCTGTTTGTGTAGCAAAAGCCTCAGTGACTACATTGCATGAAGAAGTCAGCAGGAAGTGCTTCTCTTATAATTTTGGTTCCCGGTGAGTATTTATCAGGATTGAAAGAATCCATGGGCATGCTTTTAGGGCTTTGCATCTCAATGACTTTGAATTCGGTTCTCCGGTTGGCCTGGTGTTCGTCTTCACTGCATTTTACTCCATCAGAGCAACGATTTGTAAGTTGATATTCTCCGTACCCTTTACTTTGAATTCTATCTATTCCAATGCC contains:
- a CDS encoding phospho-sugar mutase, yielding MSIDPKILERAEKWLHGNIDEESKNAIRHMIDNDPNELAESFYCDLEFGTGGLRGIMGVGTNRMNKYTVGMATQGLANYLKQVYTSGEEIRVAIAHDCRNNSSYFARIASEVLSANGILVFLFEELRPTPELSFAVRYLHCHSGIVITASHNPKEYNGYKVYWNDGAQLVPPHDKNVITEAQKISSFEQVNFNGDNLKINIIGELIDTAYLETMAKYTLAPEVIARHRDLKIVFTPIHGTGITLVPKGLKQFGFDNVHIVEAQATPNGDFPTVKSPNPEETAAMEMALAMAKEIQADLILATDPDADRIGVGVKDLDGNYILLNGNQTAALLTYYLIKQWEAKGKLTGNEFIVKTIVTSELISDIAKKAGVEYFDVLTGFKWIAEVIRNLEGKKTFIGGGEESYGYMVGDFVRDKDAVVSSCIFAECAAWAADKGITLYRMLIDMYLEYGLFKEKLVNVVRKGMSGQAEIKAMMDNYRSNPPKEIAGMKVAMIKDYLLQKSQQLDTGAETPISLPKSDVLQFFLEDGSKISVRPSGTEPKIKFYFSIKARLARFEDFKAEDAKLEKKVEAIIEALGLK
- a CDS encoding TonB-dependent receptor: MKYNQLNIRNIILLFLISITLFPILSFAQQADTLLPAKELEPLVITAEKTAVTYSRLMRVVQVISKEDISNLPVQSIENVLEYALNTDIRSRGTFGIQADISIRGGSFDQTMILLNGVNITDPQTGHHNLDLPLDISAIERIEILQGAGARIFGPNAFNGVINIITSVENCPQAAIAGMAGEHGLYKVNGTLGLKILQSSHQFALGKSASNGFISNTDFEQFNFFYHNKIKTGKSTIEMQSGFSSKDFGANSFYTPKYPLQYEATRTLFASLRINTQKPGFSPVVYWRRHFDRFELFRSDPPSWYTSHNYHRTDVLGSNASYTFIQGKYGKTTAGYDIRYEKIVSNKLGDSLSVPISIPSEASAKYYLGKERVHAALFGEQSVYVGNFSVSAGFLVNYQAEIKGRFSIYPGLDAGYQLNELFRIYASANRTLRLPTFTDLYYNDAVSIGNPDLKPEEAISIESGVKFLKNGMSGHLAVFKRYGSNMIDWVKPTAEEKWHAENLTDVDLTGAEISFHSDFNRHFKRDCFISSVSAGYSMITANKSSDNFLSKYVLDILKHKADFQLSHRIIKNVSAHWSLSYQDRAGGYIKYVNGVAETTESAYQPFFLLDSRISWTYKGWVLYVEGSNLLDVNTIDFGNVPQPGRWIRGGFRFSPKINKC